The segment TGCTAtgattgtatatatatagatcaaatactaaaaagaaatgaaaataaataataaaaaaatacataatttaaGAGTGAGTTTAGATGGACTATTAAATGTGATgcatttaatttactttttatctCACGCTACAATATCGCTACAGAGTCTAATATCACCGCCACCACTGTGTTTATATTAACCACGTGTAAACGCACCATCCATCCAAACTTCAAATGATCTTTTTGAGAACTAAAATCTACCATTTTaatcaaagaacaaaagaataaaaatagacAAATAATTGAGAAATGAAACAAAAAAATACAATCTTACAAGAAATCTAAAAATACTATTATGAGCAACAAGAAAAGAACAACATAAATCGCAAGAAAACTGGGAACAAATTAACCCCATATATGCAGGCCATAGATTTTGGTTCCGATATCCATATAACAGATTCTCatatcaccataaattatgaaataataatGGATATTCTATTAaggtaaaattttatttattgattttatgAATTATCTGTACTGTACATACAGATTAGTTTTGGGAGTTCCAAAAAATTAGAAGAGTGTTAAATTTCATGTTTGTATGAGATGAGATCAAAGAGAGGACCTAATATGCTACCCCCGGCTCATGGATCCAATCTCCATCTCAAATTTTGGTTCATCATCGAAGATCAAAATCAAAATCTGGCACTATTCGTCACTCAAAAGTCAGAATCCCAAAACCTTCTGTGCTATCTGTAATAAGGGCTCCATAGCGCTCGGTGCAAATTTTCTGGCAAAAAGAAAACAAATCGAACTCGGCTGATCGTTATACCTACACTGACGACCTTCCAAGATTCTATTGAAGAAGTCTTCTGTAATGTCTGATCTGCCAAATGTACCAGGATGAGGCCCACCCCTTGACCAATCAACCCATGTGATGCTTCTGTTTGCTAAGAGATTGGGTGTCTGGATGGTTAACATGGTGGGGAAGTAGTGCTCGTCCACGTAACATGCTGGTCGGCAGAACTGTTCAAACTTAGGATAATAGGTAACATCTTCCACTATGTTGATTGCAAGCTTTCGGTTAACTTCAAACCATTGGGACCCCTTACGCCACTTGCTGATATTAACCTCCGGAACCATATTATAATTGTATCGTCCTCTGCCAAATGGACCGGGGTCATCAAATGCACCCATGAAGCTATGTTTGGATTTCATTATGTACTGGTAGATGACACTGAAATTGTATAAAGGAATGCAAGATTCGGAGAGGAGGATAAACCATTCATTGGATATGTCAAGCAAGGCATTGGCAAGGAGCCTTCTCTCGGCATCACACATGCTCATCCTTCCCCATTCAGCAACCTGCAGAGGAAGCAAATACAGAAATCAGGTACTGCTCAACCCCTAATAGAGGGGAAAAAGGCTAGACAATGTactgaaaaatagaaaaaataaataaaatttaacagTTGATGAACAAGTGGCAAACAATTATTTAATATGACAGCAActgaaaataagaataaaaatgggCAACCACAGCATTTGCTTAGGTCTAACCGAAAGAAAGATGCTTAGTACAACAATACAAAAGATGATAGTTTCTAGGAGCATAAGAAATTGCCTCCTAGGTTCAACCCTCAACACAACAGCCAACATTTTACATAGTAATTATAGGTTTGGCTATCTACGAATTATCTCAACCCCATCGTAACATTATCTGAATCCAAAAAGTtcagcaaaaagaaaaaagatgaaaGCGGGATCTTTTCTAGTAAGAACTGAACCATTAAAGATTATGCACTGCTCCTAAAGCCACTTAAGAGCCATGATTTTAAAGCCAAACATGTTAAAGTTGTCTATCTCCTATTTGTTCCTAGAGCAAACCTTCTGTTGACTAGAAGCACCTGTTGTCCAGACTGATTAGTTGAAAGGCCTCTATGATTTCAGGGTCTTAAACCCGTAATGCGGTTTGAAGCACAAACCAGATCTGTATACAGACGGTATAAATATATAGATCTCAAAGTGCAATCTCACTCCAGGTTAAATGACTCATAAATTGAAGGTAACGAGATGAAACATGTGGTTTGAACAATCAAATACATCTCATGCATTTCCTGCTTATGTTTATCAAAACGATACATAGCGAGTTCATGACCATAATTTTGCATGTGTCAGCAATGAGCCAATGGTACGCCTATATGTAGGCGAGAACAATCCCTTCTCTTGCAAAGAGGTTATAATGACAAATCAAAATCCAAACCATCTAGCTAGCCGAGaagaaatgaaaaatgtgatttaAGCAGGGAAATAAGGAGAGCAACAAACTAATGATTTTCTTAAGAGAGATAAAGAGTGAAAGGCTATATAAGATGGCAGTTCTATGTCTAACCTTCAAAAACCGGATTTCAGAAAGTAATTTATGCAACCAGTCCAACAATTAAGAATGCCCCAATAACAAAATTTTAGAAGGTATCCAAGCATGCTATAAACACTTCCAGCATAGCAGCTACATATCAGAATTTATAAACAGTATAAGAACAAAACAAGGAAATTAACTCATCATTACGTACATAAGCAAGTAAAAACACACAAAAATCATGCCACATAGGAACAAGTGTGGTAGGGGTTCTTAACAATGAACAAAGAAGATTAagacaattaacaaaattcagaAACAAATGAATACTGTGATTAAATATTTGAAGTTGTTTAAGTAACATACTTGACTTGGGATTTGCCTCCGGTAAAATACTGAAGAAGATGGAAACTCGGCCTCGAAGGATGGCAGTGAATGAATATAGACAGAATAAAGCCCTTCATGCCCCTTGAAAAACCTCTCCCAAAGAGGAGCAAGTGGCAAGGGCCCCTTGGTCAAGAACATAAAAGCAATCTTCGGAAGTCTATTAAATGGATACTTCTTTATTCTCGGCACAAAAGACGCCCTCCATAAGAGTTCTTTATCACTCATTGAATGAAGCAAACTCGACGGGGGTTTTCTCCAATGATCTAAGCTATTCGGTTCTTCAGCACAGGGCACAAAAGTGGACTTAACCGTAGTTACCGTGCTATAAATTCCAAAACGCCGGATTGTATATATGCTAATGATCGAAAATCCAATACAGAGGGCAAGAAAGAACCCAAACAACTGAAGTGCCCTCAATGGCAGAGTCTTAGATTGGCTTGTCCTAGTTGTAATCACCGGATCCTTGCCTTCCTCTAATGACCCAACCGACCCAATTCTTGTTTGCATCTTTTGAAACACCTATTAAAACCAGAACTAGACTTCTGGGAACAGATCCAGAAAcccccttttctttgttttccagTCAAAACCAGTAAATTAAAAGCTCTTGCATCTTAGATCCCAAACGATTCATTCAGTCAAAGCTCCAATATATGGGTTCTTTTTGCAATAGGAACAATAATAGAATCACAGATCTAAAGCTGACAAGTTACACCGCCtgatcagaaaagaaaaaaaagagcacCCCAAAACTATTATAGCGTGAAGATTCAGAGTCTAAAGCAAAAGGGTACCTAAAAACAGAAACACAAGTAGAAGATAATGAACATACCATGTAACGTATTGGTGCACAGAAATAGTAGagataaaaagaggggtattttaaaaaaaaaaattgtattaagGTGCTTGAATGGCGGTCATATTAGTATCAATGGTCAAAATGACGGAACAATAAAGGAAGGTTAGGCAGAGGAAGACAGAAAAGTTTGGTAAAAgcaaagtaaagagatggaatgGAGAAAAGTTGGTTAGTCTACAAGATATAGAGATAAAAACGATGGTAacatatgaaataaaaaatttgggTTTTGGATTCTTGTGGTCATGAGGTTGATTAATGAAATCTGAGGaaacttaaaattaaattattgcaTCCTTTGCACGGCATAGATAGGAAGGCCCTAGGCCTAGGACTGATTTACTCTTTCCATACTTAACTCTTGACACTTATGTTAACGGTATTTAAAAATGGGttgaatttaattataaactaataACGCAACGTGGGTCAGCTGTTACGCAACGTGGatcctcttcttctttttttttttttttggataattAAGGTGGGTCCTTTTTTAATGTAAAATGTGTAACTTATTACTTTTTTAATTATTATGAACAAAAACACTTTTTTCAATTATGAATTTTAACATaagaaattattattttcaattaaaaaatgGTATTTGAGTGATGCAAGTATGTTTTTGAGactcattttaattcatttttatttatttacgctgtaataatttaattataatctaTGATTGTTAGAATAACGTATTTATAATAGTTGGatacttataattatttaaatatttaattataattatattatatttttaaaatttaaaaatggtatttgagtttgaaaaatcaaattgatttaaatattttagtaatagtatatatatatgatcacaTTTGATATTTATAATTTTACGACATTTTAATGATTAGATAttagttaaataaaattttaaaataaatatttatatataggatcttaaattataaatttaaatattaaataaaacataatacgTGTTTGAAGTCGTATCCTTTTAATCGGTGAATAcgccaaaataaatattaacaaTGACCTATAATTCAGGAATAtaacattttttttctaaaacaatttttttttcatcaatgGCGCTGCATAGTTGAGGGGTCATATTTTGGTGGGAGTTTAAAATGGAGAAAGTAGTTTCAGCTGTAGATAAGAATTAAGATGCTAGCGACTGCGAGTTAGACAGCGGGATTTGTGAGGGTTTGATGACCAAATTTCTGGTAATGCTACTGCTCCTAAACAACGGGGCGAGAAGTGAATATGCAGTTGACTGAATTAATAACAaaactaaaatataattaataacagttaaattaaattagaagtatttaaaattttaatctcagGTATTGAAATATTGCTTGCTTCGGTATTTATGAGagcaattttaaaataaaatacaatcggtacaaaaatataaataaatttgattaaaactGACTCATTAAATTAAAACTCACATAATAATTACATATGATTAGGCTTCAATCTGAATACTTAAGGTCTATGCCTTTTTTCAATAATGTTTTGACTTCATTGGCAAAAtaactatttacttatatttctaacttattttttaaaatatttatattattaattgagttggtgtcacgaattaactaaatattaattttaaaaataattaagaatcttatttttataaagtaacaaatatcaTTACCATGTtactttttaaattatttatttatatttttaacttcttattttaaaatatttaaattattaattgaattaataTCATAAATTAATTGAACATCAACTCAattgaaaatgataaaaaatatatttttacaaaataataaatattaataggtgataaaattaaacatataattttaaaactttaatttaattatttcaagtAAAAGCGCGATTAATTTCAacagaaaattttataaatatattatttacataaaaaattCACTAACAccgttatatattatattatattctaGTGTATAATAAACGTTCTTTTGAAGAACAATTTATTCCACAGGTTGTAATAAATTCTAGAATAACTTAAAAGTACACCGTCCGGTTGTAATAATGTTTACTGAAATAGAGTCAAGCATACCAAAACAAAACAGCTCCAAGTTGGTCCATTTACAGTTTCTAGCAGTGTTATCTCAAATGCAATAAAAGGCATAATCACTTTTTTTGCACTCTAATTTGCaatcaaaaataaaaactaatttttttcttttaactttatatttttattatatcatcctaaaatagatgaaaaacCATGCACATGGGTTACCAAGTGAATGCCATGTaagtaattaatttttaaaatttaaaaaatatataattttataaaaattgtaaataatttttaattttttaaaatatataatttttaaaaataaatttaaaatgttaatatgTTATTCATGTGGCAATtcatgaaaagttttaaaaattaactTTTCAGTCAATTTTAGGTGAtctaataaaaaacataaattaagaaattaagaaaaactaaaaaataaatgaaagctaaaatgtttattattattattataaccgATCATAAAGCATCTTCCAGGTCTGAAATCTGAAGGAACCAAAATACCTTTAGGAAAAGCAAAGTAAAGAAGTCTTCGGCTTAACGATAAAATGAAGGTAGTGTAAATCTAGtatgattttaaataaatatatgtacGAGTCTATACAAATGTATTGATTGTAAtagtaatccatttatatgttaATATGTCAATGTATTGATTATAATTGTAATCTGTTTGTGATTCTAGTTGTAACTATACAAATGTATCAATTGTAATTGTAATTGTGAAAGAAAAGGGCAAGTAATTGTCTTCACAATTCAAAAAAACACGAACAAGAAAACCACAAAGGCAGAGAACCATGAAGTGATTCATCAATTGGTTAAAAACCATTGCCATTGTATCTATTAACATACATCAAAACCCAACATTTCACGTTAAAAACACCTTCTCAAATAGCTTCAAGCCTACATGTAATCCAGTCACAAGTTTCTTTCTCGTTCAGAATGAACTGTCAGTTTTATTTACCTTAACATGTTGCTAGCAAGAGGAGAGGAGAGTAGTATTACACTACTTCACCACATCAAAAGTCGAGCGGAGGTTGGATATCTTTACATCGTACTCGCCCTCTTCATCATACTCAGCAAAGTCACCTCCAGACAAGTCGACACCTTCAAACTTAGTACCTTCCAGCTACACAATCAAATAATCTGTAagtttacataaataaataaatccacCAAATATGCACTTGGGGATGGCTGTAAGCAACCTtgtaaatgccaaattatacattTCTAGAAGTGGCTGGAAAATTACGGGCTCAGTGCTCCAACAAGGAATTACATCAAATGAAATTCAGAAAACATCAAGATATGCATAATATTAAGCAGGGTTTGCTATGAACCAATTAGTCCTTCACTTTATTGTGTCACAGTGTTCACAATTTCAAAGCCCTGGCTATAATAAGCTACGTTCACAATTTTAAGCTACCTAAAAAGGGCATGTGCCAAGTAGGGTCGAGAATGAACAGGGGCTTACAGATTCAACCTTCCAGCCACCACCAAACACATAATCTATAGGCTCATAACCCCTGCACTCAAAAAGCATCAGAGGTGCATAGTTCTCTGCTTCGCTCTCTTCCTGGGTCAGTGGTTTACCTCGGCCTGGGATCACTGTTACAGTTCCGTCCCTTGAGCAAAGTTTGCACTAGAGAAAGACAGAATGAACCGCCATACAATTAATTAACTGCAAGTAATGTGTCACAAAAAAGGCAGAAGTTTGAGTATATACAAGTCAAGCACATACAATGTCTATATCAGGCTACTTTAAGGCATAAGATACAAGACAAATGCTCTCTAGAAAAAGAACAGGGGTTCTCAAAGCACAAAACTTATTCAACCCAAGAACCTTTCAGAGAGAATGGTGGATCACAGAAAACCTCAATCAACATCTCAGCACTCAAACTGAAATGAGCCATGCTGGTTTACAATTAGATTTTATAATCACGTAATGCTTACTATCATTACACAACACATGATCGTAGGGAAATGATATGATGCATCTTGAAACCAAGAATAAGATTGCTTACATATCGATTCTTAACACCTAAAAATACAGATTCATAGATTTCCTTGCTGGACTAAAAAACACAATCATTTTACAACTAAAATCACAATATGCAGCTCAGATGAAATGTTAGATTCAACATGAAAAAGCATTTGACAAGAAATTGACCAATTCTCATAGATTCAACATGAAAAAGCATTTGACAAGAAATTGACCAATTCCCAGTAAGAATGTTATGAATACAGTTTCGAATTTGTCTGTCATCCCATCTGTGCTCTCAGCACTCCAAACAAGCATAAGTTCCATAGATCGTAATGAACTTTCACTTCAAATCAATTGATACTATAGACAATACAAATATACAAGATTACCTTCTGAACGAGGTTGGTGGTTCCCTTGCCCCGAGGAAGAGGAACAGTATCGCCCAAGCTCACACATGTTTCCCTTGGACTCACCTCACCACAGTTCTCACATTTCAGCTGAAACTCCAAATAGGCAAATAGGTTAAAGAATTCAAATATTACTGAATACTGAgaattaaaaaaagtaaaaaagaaa is part of the Gossypium arboreum isolate Shixiya-1 chromosome 5, ASM2569848v2, whole genome shotgun sequence genome and harbors:
- the LOC108454103 gene encoding glycosyltransferase BC10-like, producing MQTRIGSVGSLEEGKDPVITTRTSQSKTLPLRALQLFGFFLALCIGFSIISIYTIRRFGIYSTVTTVKSTFVPCAEEPNSLDHWRKPPSSLLHSMSDKELLWRASFVPRIKKYPFNRLPKIAFMFLTKGPLPLAPLWERFFKGHEGLYSVYIHSLPSFEAEFPSSSVFYRRQIPSQVAEWGRMSMCDAERRLLANALLDISNEWFILLSESCIPLYNFSVIYQYIMKSKHSFMGAFDDPGPFGRGRYNYNMVPEVNISKWRKGSQWFEVNRKLAINIVEDVTYYPKFEQFCRPACYVDEHYFPTMLTIQTPNLLANRSITWVDWSRGGPHPGTFGRSDITEDFFNRILEGRQCRYNDQPSSICFLFARKFAPSAMEPLLQIAQKVLGF
- the LOC108455925 gene encoding uncharacterized protein LOC108455925; this encodes MVKFLLKIAADLQNLTNLQPQGGCDDPSFSYLFKLKCENCGEVSPRETCVSLGDTVPLPRGKGTTNLVQKCKLCSRDGTVTVIPGRGKPLTQEESEAENYAPLMLFECRGYEPIDYVFGGGWKVESLEGTKFEGVDLSGGDFAEYDEEGEYDVKISNLRSTFDVVK